TGGCACACCTCCATTCGGGTTCCTGATTCCAACCGCCGGGAGCGGCGGTCATCCGCGCGGAAATAGGTTTCTCATGGGTGTGAAAACATGAAAAAATATGGATTATATGCTTGTAATGCAACAGGCGTGCCGAATGCTATAAATAATAAAGTTAAAAATGACAGGCAGTTGAGATTGTCGAGCTATAACAAGAACAGATGATTGGGATATAAATTACTCAATTTTGCTGAGGTTTGTTTCATATGTAAAAAATATTACATAAAAGTGGACGACATTTTCTTTTTTTAAAATCAATTTGTCACGCTTTCTACTATATATTGTGTTGTTTCTGTTGGCGGATCGACCGGGGGATGTTTCATCAATGCGCTGAATTGCGACGGCGGGCGCATTGCCGGTTTGCTGCGGGGAGTGTTCAATCGCTATCGAAATCGGGATTGGGTCGTTTCGATAGCGATTTCGGATTGAATGAGGCTCTTCGATCGGACGATACCAAGCGACTCGCCGCGGGGGGGAGGGCGTTTGGAGGCGACGTTAGTTCTTGCCCGATTTTTCTGCCGCCTGCCTTTCTTTGTGCAGGACGGAATCGATGGCGGCGTCGAGTTCGTCGATGGTCAGGACGTCGAGGGCCTGGCGGACCTCCTGCGGGACGTCGCTGAGGCTGACGCTGTTTTTAGAGGGCAGCACCACGGTGCGCACGCCGGCGCGGTGGGCGGCCAGCAGCTTTTCCTTGATCCCACCCACGGGCAGGATGCGGCCGGTCAGGGTCAGCTCACCGGTCGTGGCGGTTTCGCGGCGGCAGCAGCGGTTGGTGATCAACGATATCAGCGCCATGGCGATGGGCAGCCCGGCCGAGGTCCCGTCCTTGGGGGTGGCGCCGGCCGGCACGTGGATGTGGAGGTCGTGCTGCTCGAAAAAATCGTCGGCGATGCCGTAACGCCGGCTGTTGCTGCGGATGTAGCTCAGGGCGGCCTGGGCCGATTCTTTCATGACCGAACCCAGGGAGCCGGTCAGGATCAGGTTGCCGCTGCCCCGCATCTTGGTGGCTTCGATGAAGACGATTTCTCCGCCCGCATCGGTCCAGGCCAGGGCCGTGGCTACGCCCACGCGATCCTTTGCCTGGGCAACCTCGAAGAAAAACTGCGCCGGTCCCAGGTAATTTTCCACGTCTCCCTCCGCGATCACGTCGGTCGACTGGTGCAGGTTGCCGTCGAGCCGGTTCAGGGCGATTCTACGGCACATGGCGGCCAGTTTGCGCTGCAGGTTGCGCAGGCCGGGTTCGCGCGTATAGTCGCGGATGATCTTACGCACGGCGCCCTCGTCAAAACGGACCGGATCGTCGCGCAGTCCGGCGGCCTTGAGTTCCCTGGGGATCAGATGATTGAAGGCGATGCGGACCTTTTCGTCCTCGGTGTAACTGGACAGCCACAATATCTCCAACCGGTCCAGCAAGGGGGGCGGAATATTGTCGAGGTGGTTGGCGGTGGCGATGAACATGATCATGGACAGGTCGAAGGGCACATCCAGATAGTGGTCCATGAAGTGGGGGTTCTGCTGGGGGTCCAGGATTTCCAGCAGGGCGTCCGCCGGGTCCCCCTTGAAATCCTGGCCGATCTTGTCCAGTTCGTCCAGCATGAAAACCGGGTTGTTGGTTTCGCAGCGGCGCAGTTCCTGGATAATCCTGCCCGGCAGGGCGCCCACGTAACTGCGCCGGTGACCGCGCAACTGGGCCTCGTCCTTCATGCCGGCCAATGAGATGCGCACAAATTTGCGCTGCAGGCTGCGGGCGATAGACATGCCCAGGGAGGTCTTGCCGGTTCCCGGCGGGCCCACGAAACACAGGACCGGCCCGGCCGCTTTCAACTTGTCCCGGTTGGGTGCCAGCGCCTTTTTTACCGTGCGGCGTATGTCGTCCAGCTTGAGCGGCTTGGCCAGGAATTGATAGGAACCTTTTTTCATGGCTTCCACGGCGGTGGGTACGGTGGCGTAGCCGGTGATGATGATGACTTCGGTATCCGGGTGGTCCTGTTTGGCCTGCGCCAGCAACGTCATGCCGTCCACCTTGTCCATCTTCAGGTCGGTGAGGATCACGTCGAACCTGTTTTGGACGAGTAAATCGAGCGCTTCGGCCCCGTTTCGGGCCGTAAGGACCTCGTAGCCCTCCTTTTCCAGCACGTGCTCCAGGTTCATGCGCGTCATTTTCTCATCGTCGACCACCAGCATCCTGGGGCGCCGCGTGGCGTGCAGGATCCGCACGGCCAGATGTTCCAGGATGCGGAGCTTCAGGTCCTCCAGCCCGTAATGCTCGGAATCCAGAATGGATTTGGCTGCCTCCAGGTCCAGGCGGTCTTCGCTTGACCGGTCCCAGGGCAGGCTGGTCAAAAAATCGACGTAATTGATACCGATGGTGTATTCCGCGCTACCGGGGCCCATTTTCGCGATGCGGTCGATCTCCTTGGAAACGGATTTGAGGACATCCGGCGGCATGCCGGCGGTCTGAATCGCCTGGTGCATTTCATCGATTTCCGTAAAACCAGGAGTAACGTCGTTTTCGTCCTTTTTGAACAGCCTCATGTTTTTCTCTTCGTCTTCCGGCGGCGGGCGTTGTTTTCGTACCTAATTTGTTCAAATCCCATCATGTTTAGCATTTAGATATTCGAGATTGGAATTTCCGGTTTGACCGGGCTAGAGCCTTTGCCGTCAATTGGAGTGGAAGCATATCACACAAGTATGCGCTCACCAACCCCATTCAGGATTTTCAAGTGATGCGCTAGGGTATTAAATGGCCAATCGTTATCGTTGCACATTGCAACGGTCATCCGAACATTGTGTAACAGTTACAACTAATTGAAATAGTTTGATTTATATAAGATATGGGTATGCCCGTTGCAAAAAGCAACGGCCGCCGAAAATCGCCATTCGGGGCATATTGTATTTTTATCAATTAATTTCAAGCGGTTAAAATATATTTCGCGGCTTGGCACAGAAATTGATTAGGTATAGTGCACGGAGCGGCCATTCATGCCCGCTTCAAAACCAATGGAGGTGAATGAAATGCAGACTTTGATGAAATTCATGGCACGTCTGGAACGTTGGATGGTGGCGGCCACTTTTGCGGAGGCCGGCTGTTGGGACACGGCCCGCTGGTTTATGGACGAGGAAAAGCGTTATGCCCGGCATCACTCCCGGGTCCAGGCCTCCGTCTCGACCAATCAGCGTCCTACCCTGCGCATGTGAACAGACGCATTTTTTACCGAAGGAGTGGTCGATGAAAACAATCTTGTTGGCTGTCGAGGGGATGGCGGCCCATAAAAACGCTCTGGATTACGCCCTGGACCTGTGCGAACCCGTGCGAGCCGGACTGGACATCCTCCAGATCGTTCGTCCGCGGCGGTATTCCGCAGGCCTGAGCAAAATAAAAAGGGGCATTTACCGCGCCCGCGATCTGGTGGAGGACGCTATGGTCACGGCCACCTATGCCCAGGCCGGAACGCCTGAACTTGCCGATGCCCTGCGTGCCACGGCTGAACGACGGGTAAAAGAGCTGATTCCGGACAACATAGACACAACCGTGGGCTATAATTGCGTCGTCACCGGTGAAGACCCCGATGCCGTACTCGAACGCTATGTTGAAGAACACCACAACATCATCCTGGCCATCTACGATTCGCTGAGATTCGGACGTAAAACCGCATCGGCGCCCGCACCGGCGGCGGAGCTCGTTTCCGGCTTGTTGAGCAGACTGGCCATACCCCTTGTGTATGTCAAAGACTTGGTACCGAGACCAAAAGAAGAAGGAGGCCAACGTGGGAACCTTTCTAGATAGAATTAAATCACGCACCAAAACAATCGTGGGCAAAGTGGAGAAAACCCAGGAGGACATCACCTTTGCCCAGGCAGGCCACCCCCTGGTGGAAGAAAAGCAATTCAAAGCGGCCGAGCCCGCCGTTTCCGGGAAACTGCTGGTTGTCGGCCACGAGACGATGTTTTCACAGAAGGTGATCGATTACGCCCTGGATATGGCCCGGCGCATGTCCTACGAAATCGTCGCCCTCAATGCAGCGCCATTATCCTGCAACGCATTCAAGCCTTTTGCCGCCTCCCAGAAAAAATTGTGCGATGAATTCCAGCAGCTGTCGGCGGAAAACGTAAAAAGTTTCAAACAGGACGCCGAACGGGTGGGCATTCCTTTCTGCCATGTGGTCAAATTCAGCGAGCCGGAAAAAGCCCTCGAAATGATCCAGCGGGAATACGACCATATCGATTTCGTCATCAGCGACGAACAACCGGCAGCTTCCGAAGAACGCGTCTCCGACGCACAGCGCCCGAGCCAGCAGGTTTACGTCTATTCCATGATTTGACACGCAATCGGCACCCCCCTCGAAATGCTCAGGTCAGGGAACGTCGGACCGCAGCGTTTGACGGAGGGGAGCGTCCGTTTCACAAAAAGCGGACGTGTGCACGGATGTGCCAAAAGGAGGGAAAAATGCATTTTCAATTCTATTTAGGCATCGGACTCGTTCTGCTGCTGATGGGCCTTTGCTTCTATTTTCGCAAAGAAAGTAAATAAACCGGACTTATCGGAAGCGGTTTGGAAATGTCAAACCGCTTCCTGACGTTGTTTCCGGTGCGGGCGATGCCCCGGCACCGGCTTTTGGGAAAGGACTTTTGTTAATGACGCCTGAAATGGTACTCACTCTCGTGATTCTGGCATTTGCGGTGATTCTGTTTATTTTCGAATGGGTCCGAGTCGACGTGGTCGGCATTATCATGATGGTTTTGCTGCCCCTGACCGGTCTGATTTCGGCCAAGGAAGCATTTGTCGGCTTGAGCAGCAACGCGGTCGTGTCCATTATCGCGGTCATCATCATCGGCGCAGGTCTGGACAAGACCGGTGTCATGAACCAGGTGGCCGGGCCGATTGTCAAATTCGCCGGTAACAGCGAAAACCGTGTCATCAGCCTGATATCGGGCACGGTGGGTGTCATCTCCAGCATGATGCAGAATATCGGCGCGGCAGCCTTGTTCATGCCGGCGGCTCAACGGATCGCCAAGCGCATGGATATACCCGTTTCGCGCATTCTCATGCCCATGGGCTTTTGTGCCATCATCGGCGGCACGGTCAGTCTGGTGGGGGCCAGCCCGACCATTCTGCTCAATGACCTGATGGTACTGGGCGGCAAAAAACTGGAGCCGTTCGGCCTCTTCACCCAGACACCCATAGGGCTTTGTCTTTTGGCCACGGCCATTATTTACTTTTTGGTTTTCGGCCGGCTGGTACTGCCCGCGGCCAAGGGAGAAGCCGATCGCGGGGTCACCGCTTCCCTGATGGGGGTGTACAACGCCCTGGAAAGCGCCTTCGAGATCCACCTGCCGAATAATTTCGACGGACCGAAAACCCTGGCCGAACTGGACATTCGCGGCAAATATCTGGTGACGGTGGTGGCGATCAACCACGCCCGCAAGCGGGACAAAAACCTGGTGCCGCACAGTTTCGACAACATCATGGGCGGAGACGACATCGCTGTGGTGGGCCGGGAGGACAACGTTCGCCGCCTGGCTACCGACATGGGATGGGAAATCAGGCCGGGACTGGAAGCATTCGCAGAAATCCTGGCCCGCACCAGTGCCGGCATGGCGGAAACGGTGGTTTCGCCCCGGTCGGAGCTGATAGGCAAAACCATGAGCGAGGTGAACTTCAAGGACCTCTACAACCTGAATCCCCTGGGGCTGATCAGGGGGAGGCGTGTTTTCTACAGTGGACTGACCAAGATTCCCTTGAGCATGGGCGACACCTTGCTGCTGTTCGGCCCCTGGGACCGCTTTCATATTCTGAAAAATCAGCCCCAGCCCCGCAGCCTCACCTTTGCCACGCCCCTGGAGGGAGAAATCCTGCGGCCGGAAAAGGCCAAGCTGGCGGTCATGTGGCTGGCGTTGGCCCTGGCGCAGATCATTTTCCTCAAGGTGCCCCTGGCCGTGGCCCTGATGTCCGGCGCACTGGGCATGATCATCACGCGTGTCCTGACCATCGACGAAGCCTACCGCTCTGTGGACTGGATGACGGTGTTTCTCCTGGCGGGGCTGATACCGCTGGGCATGGCTTTCGAGAAGACCGGCACCGCCGCGTTCATCGCCAAAAATCTCCTGGGTATTCTCGGCTCGCCGTCACCCATCGTGCTCCTGGGGGCCGTAGGCGTTTTGACCTCCTTTTTCACCCTGGTTATCTCCAATGTGGGTGCCACGGTGCTGCTGGTGCCGCTGTGCATGAACATGGCGGTGATGGCCGGGGGCGACCCGCGCATGGCTGCCCTGGTTGTGGGGCTTTCGGCGTCGAACACCTTCGTGCTGCCCACGCACCAGGTTAACGCCCTGATCATGCGTCCCGGCGGTTACCGCACCACCGACTATGCCAAGGCCGGTTCGGTCATGACCCTGCTCTTTCTGGCGGTGGAGCTCACGATACTGTACTTTTTCTATGGAATCCAATAAACCTGCCGGTTGCAAAAGCAGACGATAACCGGCACTCAATATCGATCGAAGGGAATATTCTCATGTCAATTATCACGATATCCAGGGGATGCTACAGCCACGGCAAGGAAATCGCCGAGCGCGTAGGGGCCGCCCTGGGCTATGAAGTCATCAGCAAGGAAATACTGCTGGAAGCATCCGAGGCCTGCGACATTCCGGAAAAACGGCTGTCGTCATCGATTCACGACGCTCCCGGAATTCTGGAAAGGGTCACCCGCTCGCATGAACGGCAGCATTATCTGGACTGCATCCGGGCGGCCCTGCTGGACCACGTCAGGAATGACAATGTGGTCTACCACGGCATGGCCGGCCACCTTTTCCTCTCAGGCATCCGACACGTCCTCAAGGTTCGCGTGATCGCCGAAATGGAGGATCGCGTGGCCCTGGTTTGCAAAACACGCGATATCTCCCGCGACGAAGCGGTTGCCTTGATAGATTCGGAAGACCAGCAACGTGAGGAATGGTATCGTTCGGTTTACAAAAAAGACATGAGCGATCCCCGTCTTTATGATATGGTTCTGAGCATCGGCCGTTTGACCATAGAGGATGCCAGCGAATTGATTTGCGCCGCATCGGCCAGGGAGAGCTTCCAGACCACCGCCCAGTCGAAGGGATACGTCGACGACCTGGCCATGGTCGGTCATGTCAGAACCGCGCTGGCCGACCTTTGCGAGGCCGATGTGGCCGTTTCCGGCGGTATCGTCACGGTCAAGGTCAAGGGGAAGAAACTGCGGGGAACCGATTTTACAAGGCCGGGGATGCAGCAGCGCGTGCAGACCCGCATACGGGAAGACCTGCAGCAGGACATCATGGCCCGGGTCTCCAAAATACCCGGTGTCAAGGATCTGATCTGCGAAATCGAATTGCCGTATTATGCGTGATGCAGAGACATATGACAAACATAAGGGGGTTGTGACCGCCGTTAAAAAAGCGCTCATGCAGACCAGCATCCGCAAAAAGGTCGAGCTGACCATCGTGGCCTATATTCTGGTCGCGGGAATTCTGTGGCTGCTTAATTTCCACAACGGCCTGACCCTCAACGAAAAATTACGCATCATCGAAAAAAAGGAAGACCTGCTCAACACCATCCTGGAAGCCCGGCGCTATGAGAAAAACTATTTTTTGACCGGCAATGCCTCCCATCTGGGAGAAGCGGTGGTCTTTATCTTCAAGGCCGAAGATAAATTGCAGGATATCATCGCCCACCACGGCGAGTATGCCGCCACCCCGGATCTGGATCAACGTCTGGTCCACCTCAAGGATTACGGCGCCTCCATGGGCGCTCTGGCCAGCTCGCAGGCAGGAATACAGGGTTTCGTTTCAGGGCCCGTGCCCGAGCAGGAAGCCATCCGGGTCCTGGGCCGCGAAATAACCGAAGAGATCGAAACCATGGTGCAGGTCGAGCGCCAGCAGATCAGCCGGTTGATTCGGGACGCCAGATTCTACCACTTCATGGCCCTGGGCGGTCTGCTGATCCTGTCCATTTTCGTGTTTGTTTTTTTCCGCCTCAATGTCAACCGTCCTCTCAAAGCCCTGGAAAGCGCTATCGGGGACATTGCCTCGGGGCACTACGAGAACATCCCGGCCATTGGGGCCGGCCAGGAATTCGAATCCCTGGTCGACAGCCTGAACCACATGATCAACCGGCTGAACCGCCGCAACCAGGAGTTGATCCAGGCCAAGAAAATGGCCTCCTTGGGAACGCTCACTTCCGGCGTGGCCCACGAACTCAACAATCCGCTCAACAACATCTCCACCTCTCTTCAGATTGTGCTCGAAGAGCTGGAGGACGAGGATCTCGACTTCAAGCGCGAGTTGCTGGAAGGGGCGGAAAAGGAGGTAGTGCGTGCGCGGGACATCGTCAGGGCCCTGCTTGAATTCTCCCGCCAGAGCGCTTTTTCCATCAAGCCGGTGGCGATAAAATCTCTGGTGGACGACACCCTCAAGTTGATCAAGGGAGAACTGCCGGCGAATGTGTCGGTCGATCTCAACATCGAAAACGACATCCAGGCCGCCCTGGATTTTCGCCGCATGCAGCAGGTGCTGATCAACCTGATGCTCAACGGCATCCAGGCCATGGACCAGGGGGGGACGCTCACGATCAGCGCTTTTGAGCGCAGCGGCCATGATTTTTGCATCGAAATCAGCGACACGGGTTGCGGCATTCCAGGCGAAAATTTTTCGAAAATTTTCGACCCCTTTTTTTCCACCAAGGAGGGCCTGCGAAAATCCGACAGCGACATGCGCCCCTATGACGGCATCCTGGACCAGCAGGGCACGGGCCTGGGCCTGGCCATCTGCCACGGCATCGTTCAGAAACACGGCGGACGGATTTCGGTAGAGAGCGAGGTCGGGAAGGGAACCACCTTTACGGTTTGTCTGCCGATGGGAACGAATCATGACGACTCAAAATGAAGGGTCCATTCTGGTGGTGGAAGACGAAGCCATCGCCCGCAAAAACCTGGTTCACATTTTAAATAAGCAGGGCTATACGGTGACGCCGGCAGAGAGCGGGTCGAAAGCCCTGTCCCTTTTGGCGGCCGAAACCTTCGACCTGGTCCTCACAGACCTGAAAATGGAAAAAGTGGACGGCATGGAGGTGCTGGCCGAAAGCCGCCGCCGGCACCCGCTGACAGAAGTGATCATCCTCACCGGCTATGCCACGGTGGACTCGGCCGTCAATGCCCTGAAAGCCGGTGCATACCACTATGTCGCCAAACCGTACAAGATAGAGGCCATTCGCAAAATCGTCAGCGAAGCCCTCATCAAACGCCGCCTCCAGCTCGAAAACCTGCAGCTCAAGGAGAGTTTGAAAACGGGCCGGGCCAAACCGATGGTCGTCGGCCAAAGCCCCCCCATGCAAACCGTGCTGAAAACCGTCCAGCGCATCGCCCCATCGGGCGCCAACGTCCTCCTTCTCGGCGAAAGCGGAACTGGCAAGGAGATCATTGCACAGACGATTCACGACTTGAGCGACCGGGCCTCGAAGCGCTTCGTGGCCTTCAACTGCGGTTCTTTCAGCGAGGCGTTGATGGCCAACGAGTTGTTCGGGCATGAAAAGGGGGCCTTCACCGGGGCCAATCAATCCAAGGCAGGACTGCTGGAAACGGCTTCCGGGGGAACGGTTTTTCTCGACGAGATCGGCGACATGCCCCCCACCATGCAGATTCAACTCCTGCGCGTCATACAGGAGCGGGAGATGCTGAGGGTGGGCGGAACGGCTCCGGTGCCGGTGGATGTCCGCTTCATCGCCGCGACGCATCGTGACCTGCAGCAGGACGTGGAAGGCGGCCATTTCCGCCAGGACCTTTTTTTCCGGCTGAATGTCATCGCCATCCGACTGCCTCCGCTGGCCGAACGCGAAGGCGACGTCCCCCTGCTGGCCAATTTCTTCCTGGCCCGAAAGCGCGTCGCCATGCAAAAGGAGATCAAATCCATCGAGCCGGATGCCATGGAGCTATTGAGCCGCTACAGCTGGCCGGGCAATGTGCGCGAACTGGAAAACACCATCGAGCGTGCCGTGGCCATGGCCGAAGGTGATGTGGTGCGGGTGGCCGATCTGCCGCCCCATATCAACCAGCTGACCATAGAGACCTATCGCCATGCGTCTGGTGAAATCCCCACTCTGGAAGAAATGGAAAAGCGCTATATCCTGTGGGTGCTGGAGAAGCACAAAGGGAATAAGACCAAGGCATCCGCTGCCATGGGAATAGATCGGGTATCCCTGTGGCGCAAGATCAAGCGTTATGGTATCGAGGATTAGGCCAGCAAAAAATTCAGCGGACGAAATCCGTTTTTCAGGGCATCCAGCGATGGGACCGTTCCGACGGGTGTGAGTGGAATCGGGTGGAGAGTTCAAGAAACATGAAGAGCAACACCAGCGGGAAACCTGAAAAAGCGGCGGAAGAGGGGCCGGCCCTGGTCCTGAATGAGGAAACGGGACCCGCGTCCTCGGTGCCGGCTGTGCCCGAAGGAATTACGGCACACAAAAAAGGGGGCATGGGGCAGTTAGCCGCCACGGCGATCTGCGGTAACGACATAACCTCATCCTGCCTGTATGTGTCCGCCCTGGCCATCATCTATGCCGGCCGGTGGGCACCGCTGGTGCTGCTGATGGTGGCCGGCGTACTTTTCTTGTTTCGATCCATCTATGCGGAGGTGGTAGGGGCGCTGCCGCTCAATGGCGGCGCTTATAATGCGCTGTTGAACACCACCAGCAAGTACCGGGCATCCATCGCCGCCTGCCTCACGCTTCTTTCCTACATGGCCACAGCCGTCATATCGGCCAGTGAGGCCATGCACTATGTGCACGTCATGTGGAACGGCTTTCCGGTTACCGCGGCGACGATCAGCGTTCTGGCGTTTTTTATGGTACTGACGATCATCGGCATCACCGAATCGTCCCGCGTGGCCATCTTTATTTTTATATTCCACCTGACGACGTTGACGCTGCTGATTGGTGCCAGCATCGTTTACATCAGCGGTGCCGGTGTCGAGACGTTGCTGAGCAATCTGGGCACAAGAGCTCCGGATGGATTGTTCACCGCCCTTTATTTCGGCTTTGCAGCTTCCCTGCTGGGTATTTCGGGCTTCGAAAGCTCGGCCAACTTCGTGGAGGAACAAGCCGAGGGGGTCTTCCCCAAAACCTTGAGAAACATGTGGGGGGCGGTCACCCTTTTCAACCCCATGATGGCCTTGTTGGCCCTGGCCCTGGTACCCATCGGCCATGTCGGGGGGCACCAGGAGGCCCTGCTGGCCCACATGGCCCAGATTTCCAGCGGCATGTGGCTGGCCGATCTTATTTCCGTCGATGCCGCCCTTGTGCTGAGCGGCGCAGTGCTGACGAGTTTCATCGGTGTCAACGGGCTCGTGCGGCGCATGGCGCTTGACAGGTGCCTGCCGCAATTTTTACTGAAGACCGGTCGCCGGGGGACCACCCACCGGATCATCATTGCCTTTTTTATGCTTTGCGTATCGATTTTTCTGATCACCGAAGGTCAGTTGAAAGCGCTGGCCGGCGTCTATACCATCTCCTTTCTGGCGGTCATGGCCCTGTTCGGCCTCGGCAACATATTTCTGAAAACGAAACGTGCAGGCCTTCCCCGGCCCACGGTGGCGCCCCTGATGTCCGTCCTGGTCGCCGTGGCAGCCGTCATCGCCGGTCTGGTCGGCAATGCCGTGATGAATCCACCCTATTTGGCGGTATTTCTGGAGTACTTCGCCTTTGCCCTTCTGGTCGTATCCGTTATGCTGGGCCGCATCATCATTCTTCAGGCCTGTCTGTTTATCGTAAGAGGCATTCTCAAATATTTCATCGGCCGCATGACCTTCATTTCCAGAATGCTGCGCGACAAGATCGATGAGATCAATTCACAGCAGGTGGTCTTCTTCACCCGGGGAGACAATCTGGCCAATCTCAACAAGGCTATTTTGTACGTCCAGCAAAATGAACATACCAACCGCCTCAAGGTGGTTACGGTGATTCCGGAGAAGGGTGAGATCGCGCCTAACCTGAGAAGGGATCTCGACATGCTCGACGAAACGTACCCCGGCATCGATATCGAACTGGTCGTTCAGGTAGGCAAATTCGGGCCGGAAATGATCGAGACGCTTTCAAAACAATGGAACATTCCGACGAACCTGATGTTCATCGGTTCCCCGGGCACCCATTTCCTGTACGGCCTTGCCGAACTGGGGGGAGTCCGCCTGATTATCTGATATCGTGTCAATCGCGCGAACAGAAGGATCAACCGTGGCTGCGCAGCTTTTCCAGGGCTTTGTTCGGCCCCAGCAGGATCATGATATCGCTGTCCTTCAAGATGAACTTGGCGGTGGGAATCATGTTCAGACGCTCCGGGACGAGTTCTTTGATGGCAACCACCTGGACCCCGTAGCGGTTGATCAGGTTCAACTCTCGCAGGCTTTTCCCGATAAATTCGTTGGGAGGGGCGAGCTGGATGATGCTGAAGCCCTCCAAAACCGGCAGGTACTCGATCAGGTTTGGGTTGTGCAGGCGTTCGGCCAGGGAAATTGCCATGTCCTTTTCGGGAAACAGGATTTCAGACGCCCCGATTTTTCGTAAAATTCTGCCGTGGGGCTCGCTGATGGCTTTGGCGATCACCTGCTTCACCCCGATCTCCTTGAGATTGAGCACGGTCAGAATGGAATCGCTGAGCACCGAACCGATGCACACCACGGCGGCATCGAGGTCCCTGACGCCCAGGTTCTCCATTACCCGGCGGTCGGTTGTATCGGCCACCACGGCCTGGCTGACCTTGTCGCGAATATCCTGAACGCGGGTTTGGTCCTTGTCGACGGCCAGCACTTCATGGCCTTTCTCATAAAGGCGGCTGGCCAGATAGAAGCCGAAATTACCCAATCCCAAAACGGCATATTGCTTCATTTTCTTCACCCGATCATAATGTTTTCTTCAGCGAAATAGTGGCGTTGCATACCCTGGCGGCTGACTGCCAGGGCGATCATCAACGGCCCCAGGCGTCCGACGAACATGACGCCTGCGATAATCAATTTCCCGGCGGTGGAAAGGCCCGAGGTCACCCCCGTGGACAGCCCTACCGTGCCGAAGGCGCTGACCACCTCGAAAAGCAGCTCGAGGAATTTCCCCCTGCTCATGGGGTGGGAGACTTCCCCCAACTCGGTCATGAGCATTAACATCGTTGCCGAGAATATAACGAAAATGCTTATCATTACAATGCTGACGGCCTTGCCGATGCTTTCCTGGGAAATGGTCCGATGAAAGAGCTGTGGTTTTTCGTGACCGAAAAGCCGGGATATTCCCAGGATGATCAAACACGAGAAGGTCGTGGTTTTTATGCCGCCCCCGCATGAACCGGGCGAGGCGCCGATGATCATCAGGAGGATGATCAGAAAGAGGGCCTCGTTGGACATATCGGAAATGGAGATGGAGTTGAATCCGGCGGTTCTGGCGCTCACCGCGTGGAAAAAACCGACCAGACACCGTTGTAGCGGATGAAAGGGGGTCAGGGTATTGTCCCACTCCATGAGCACGATAAGCACGGTGCTGACGAAAAGCAGAATCGCCGTGGAGGACAGGACCAGTTTCGAATGCAGGCTCAGGCGGGACAGGGGGCGGTGTTTGACGGAGAGCCGGTGGCGGATTTCCGAAAGGACCAGGAACCCGATTCCCCCGCTGATGATAAGAAAACAGACGGCCAGGTTTATCGGTACGTTTTCCTGGAAAGAC
This is a stretch of genomic DNA from Deltaproteobacteria bacterium. It encodes these proteins:
- a CDS encoding sigma-54 dependent transcriptional regulator; translation: MTTQNEGSILVVEDEAIARKNLVHILNKQGYTVTPAESGSKALSLLAAETFDLVLTDLKMEKVDGMEVLAESRRRHPLTEVIILTGYATVDSAVNALKAGAYHYVAKPYKIEAIRKIVSEALIKRRLQLENLQLKESLKTGRAKPMVVGQSPPMQTVLKTVQRIAPSGANVLLLGESGTGKEIIAQTIHDLSDRASKRFVAFNCGSFSEALMANELFGHEKGAFTGANQSKAGLLETASGGTVFLDEIGDMPPTMQIQLLRVIQEREMLRVGGTAPVPVDVRFIAATHRDLQQDVEGGHFRQDLFFRLNVIAIRLPPLAEREGDVPLLANFFLARKRVAMQKEIKSIEPDAMELLSRYSWPGNVRELENTIERAVAMAEGDVVRVADLPPHINQLTIETYRHASGEIPTLEEMEKRYILWVLEKHKGNKTKASAAMGIDRVSLWRKIKRYGIED
- a CDS encoding APC family permease; translated protein: MGQLAATAICGNDITSSCLYVSALAIIYAGRWAPLVLLMVAGVLFLFRSIYAEVVGALPLNGGAYNALLNTTSKYRASIAACLTLLSYMATAVISASEAMHYVHVMWNGFPVTAATISVLAFFMVLTIIGITESSRVAIFIFIFHLTTLTLLIGASIVYISGAGVETLLSNLGTRAPDGLFTALYFGFAASLLGISGFESSANFVEEQAEGVFPKTLRNMWGAVTLFNPMMALLALALVPIGHVGGHQEALLAHMAQISSGMWLADLISVDAALVLSGAVLTSFIGVNGLVRRMALDRCLPQFLLKTGRRGTTHRIIIAFFMLCVSIFLITEGQLKALAGVYTISFLAVMALFGLGNIFLKTKRAGLPRPTVAPLMSVLVAVAAVIAGLVGNAVMNPPYLAVFLEYFAFALLVVSVMLGRIIILQACLFIVRGILKYFIGRMTFISRMLRDKIDEINSQQVVFFTRGDNLANLNKAILYVQQNEHTNRLKVVTVIPEKGEIAPNLRRDLDMLDETYPGIDIELVVQVGKFGPEMIETLSKQWNIPTNLMFIGSPGTHFLYGLAELGGVRLII
- a CDS encoding TrkA family potassium uptake protein, which codes for MKQYAVLGLGNFGFYLASRLYEKGHEVLAVDKDQTRVQDIRDKVSQAVVADTTDRRVMENLGVRDLDAAVVCIGSVLSDSILTVLNLKEIGVKQVIAKAISEPHGRILRKIGASEILFPEKDMAISLAERLHNPNLIEYLPVLEGFSIIQLAPPNEFIGKSLRELNLINRYGVQVVAIKELVPERLNMIPTAKFILKDSDIMILLGPNKALEKLRSHG
- a CDS encoding TrkH family potassium uptake protein, which translates into the protein MLQQQPDPSWTAETFKRFAAYLSRSVLKSPARIAIFGFGAVILTGALLLMLPAASTATPIGFVNALFTATSATCVTGLVVLDTGRELTRFGQVVILAMIQVGGLGIMTISTLLLMVAGKRPSMIGRVVISDTLTHSGDRSVGSLLKDVALFTLVIESLGALVMFIQFLPGRTKGEAVYLSIFHSISAFCNAGFSTFSDSFTSFQENVPINLAVCFLIISGGIGFLVLSEIRHRLSVKHRPLSRLSLHSKLVLSSTAILLFVSTVLIVLMEWDNTLTPFHPLQRCLVGFFHAVSARTAGFNSISISDMSNEALFLIILLMIIGASPGSCGGGIKTTTFSCLIILGISRLFGHEKPQLFHRTISQESIGKAVSIVMISIFVIFSATMLMLMTELGEVSHPMSRGKFLELLFEVVSAFGTVGLSTGVTSGLSTAGKLIIAGVMFVGRLGPLMIALAVSRQGMQRHYFAEENIMIG